AGAAGTCATACAGCCGGTGAACCGACATATAGGCGTTCTCCCCGAACATAAACAGGCTGATGCTGATGACGTGGATCAGCAGGTACAGCAAAATCGCCAGCCCGGACAGGCGGTGAAGCAGGAAGGCCCACTGCCCCTCTCTTCCTCGGTACATTCCCTCTTCCTCCTCTTGCTCTCGCGCCGCCGTGCGTTGCGCTCCTCCGCGTGGAGGGCGGCGGGTTGCCGTGTGGACGTGACGTTTCGCCCCTTGACAGACGGCCCGAGCATACCACCCGTTTCCGCTGGCGGGCAGCGGGCGTCCCGCTGCGCGGAATCAGGCGTCTGTTACTGTCCGGGTAAAGCTGACCGCGCGGTTTCGGCGGGTGGCCTCGCGGTCCCGCCACCCGGCGGCCCCGTTCGCGGTAGGGTGCGTGCATGACGCGGCAAGGCGCGCCCACCCCCCCTCCCTCCACTCCGAATGAAACCGAGTACGTCCGCAGGCTCGCCCTGGCGATTCTCAGCACCCTCCAGACCAAGGGCCTGCTGACCGCCGACGAGGTGGACACCATCCTGATCGCGGCCCGCCGGGCAGCGCAGGCCCAGACCACTCCCACCCAGCCCACTCCTACCCAGACCGCCCCCAACCCTCCCCGCCCGCAGATCACGGCCCACCCGTCCCCGCCTCCGGCCAGCTTCACCTGGAGTGTGGGCAAGCCGCCTGCCGCCCAGGACCAGTCCCCAGCGCCACAGGAAGCCCCGGCCCGGGGCGATCAGGCCGGGCCAAAGGAGTCCGGGGACGCGCAGCCGTTCGTCATCGACATCAAGCTCGACTGAGGGCGGCGGCTACTCCGGCTGGGGCCTGCGGCTGCGCTGCCCCGCCGGGGTCCGGCCGGGCCAGTTGGCCAGCGCGGCTCCGGCCAGGATCACCAGCGCGCCCAGCCACACGCCGGGAGGCAGGCGCTCGTGCAGCACGCCCGCGCTCAGCAGCAGGGCGACGGCGGGAGCGACCGTGTTCCACACGCTGGTGCGCGCGGCCCCCAGCACCCGCGCGCCGTTCGCCCACCCCACGTAGGCGACCACGTTCGCGCCCAGCGCGCTGAGGACGATCCCGCCCCAGCCCCACAGCGGCACCGTGGGCAGCGGCGCGAGATGTGGGAGCGCCCACAGCACATAGGGAAGGCATCCGAGGGCGAGGCTGAAGGCCACGAACGGGACCGCGCCCAGCCGCTCGGTGAGAGGTCGGTTCCAGAGGGTGTACAGCGCCCAGGTGCCCGCCGCCGCCAGGACCCAGGCGAAGCCCCCGGGCGTGACGGCCGTTCCGGGGTGCAGCGTCACCGCCAGCAGAACCAGCAGGCCCGCGAAGGCCAGCGCCACCCCGCCGATCTGCCGCCCCGAGGCCCGCTGCCCCAGCAGCAGCCCCAGCGGCACGACCAGCACGGGCACGATGCCGTTGATCAGGCCCGCTACGCCCGCCGGGTTGGCCCCAATGGCCCGCAGAAAGAACGTCTGGAACAGCGTGTTGCCCAGCAGGCCCACCAGCGCCACCTGTCCCCAGGTCCGCGCGTCCCAGCGGGGCCAGCCGTTCGCCCGGACGCTCAGCCCGACCAGCACGGCCCCGGCCACCAGGAAGCGGCCCAGGTTGATCGTCTCCGCGTTGAGGTGGCCCCACAGCAGCAGCGCCTTGAGCAGCACCACGTTCCCGCCCCACAGGCACACGGTCAGCACGACCCCGGCCAGGGCCTGCCTCGCCTGGGTGGGGGTGGGAGGGGGCGCGGCCGTCATAGGCCCGAGGATACGCCCGGCTTCCGGCCCCCGGTCCGCCTGGGCTGGACGTTCCAGAGGAAGCCGGAGCGTGAAAGGCTCGTTTCACGCTCCGGCGGACCGGGGAGGTTCAGAGGTTGATCGTGTCGTTGTTGCCCATGTCGGTCGCGGGCTTGCCGGTCACCGCCGCGCGCGCCATCTGGAACAGGGCCTTCATCTTTCCGCTGCCCTCCCAGTATTCGGCTCCCTGGGCGCTGATCTTGATGAGCTGGATGCTGGGGTCGTCGATGCCCTGGGGGAAGTAGGCCTTGTAGAAGTCGCTCCAGAGTTCTTCCAGCTTGGCGCGGTCCTCGACGAGCTGCGCGGTCCCGCTCACGCTCACGTAGTTGTTCTTGCCGGGGTCGGCGTAACTGACGTTGACCTGGGGGCGGGCACGCATGCACTGCACCTGCTCGGTGTCCTTGCCGCCGATGAACCACACGTCCCCGTCGAACTCGGTCTGCTGGGTGGTCATCGGGTGCGCCTTGAGGTGCCCCTGGTCCGTCGTGACCGTCAGCATGGCGAACTTCACGTCCTTGATCAGATGTGAGAGTGTCTTGATCGCTTCCTCGCGGGTGGGTTGCTCATTGTTCTGATTCATACCGCGAGCATCACATGGCCCGCGCCGCACCTTCTGGCAGCGCGGGCACCGTCTAAAGGTTCCCGTCAGGTTGCGTGAGGGGACGCCTTCCGACCACCTCCGGCACGTTCCGGACCAGGATCACGCCGAGCAGGAAGAACAGCGCCGCGATCCCGAAGACCAGCGTGTAGCCCAGGTTGCCCCCCTGTGCGTTCCCCCAGTCCAGCAGCGCGCCCTGCGGGGCACTGGAGAGCTGCGGCGCCACAAAGGCCACGTGCCAGATGCCCATGTCGCGGGCATAGCTGCTCGCGCTCGGCATCGCGTCGCTGCCCAGCGCCCAGTCCACGCTGGTAAAGGCGCCGAAGCCCAGCCCGAAGAACACCGCCAGCGCGAGCGCGACCGGATAACTCGGCGCGACCAGCAGCAGCAGCGCCGCCAGCGCCATCGCCGTGCCCGCCACGTAAATGACGGGTTTGCGGCCCACCCGGTCGCTGATCCGTCCGCCGATCAGTGCCGAGACGATGCTGCCCACGATGATGCAGAGCAGCATGATGCTGGTGCTGGTCGTCGCGTCCCGTTGCTTGAGCACGTCGGCGTTGTAGTACTGGAGGAAAGGCTGCACGCTGTACTGCCCCAGCGCAAACAGCACGCGCGTCACGAACACCCACAGGAAGGGCTGATACGCGAACAGTTGCTGCCACGTGAGGGTGGGGCCGCGGGGCGCCTGCACCGCCGCTCCCCCTTCTTCCCGCACCCCGCGCAGGGTGATCAGCGCCGGAACCAGCAGCACCAGGGCGATCAGCGCGAACGACACCAGCACCGGCAGCTTCAGCAGCCCGACCGCGAAGGCCGTCAGTGCCCCCAGCAGTTGCCCGACCGCCTGGAGCAGCCCCATCACGCCGCTGTAGCGTCCGCGCTGTTCCGGCGGCACGAGTTGAGGAATCAAGGCGCTGTAGGGCGCCGTCGCGTAGTTGTTCCCGAACTGCACCAGCAGGAACCCCAGCACGTATACCCAGAAGCCGCCCATCCCCGCCAGCGCCGAGGCGGCGAGGGCCATCACGGCCAGGCCGACCAGATTCACCCCCACGCCCAGGCGGATGTAGGGCAGCCGCCGCCCGCTGCGGTCGCTGCGTGCGCCGATCAGGGGCGGGAGCACCAGCGCCATCACCGCGCCCACCGCCGTCAGCACCCCCAGATACGTTCCCTTTTGCCCCTCACCCACGAAGCGCACGACGTCGTGGGGCATCAGGATCAGCAGCAGCAGCAGCCAGTGAAAGGCCGTGCCGAACCAGAAGGCAGACAGGACCCACGGGCTGACACGCGGGGCCGCAGAGGAGAGGGTCGTCATGTGCGGCGAGTATAAGCTCCTCTTTTACCCGCCCTTCACGCCCTGCCCGGCCTGTGGGGAGAACAGCAGTTCGGGTGGGGCCACACACTCAGACTGCCCCCATGACGGCACGCCTGAACCTGCAAGACGCCCTGACCGCCTTCCGCGCCGCCTTCACCTACGACCACCCCGAGGGGGTGACGGTCACGCCCCGGATGGAGGGTGGAATCCTGCGCGTCGAGGTCCGCACGCAGGACGTGAACACCCTGCGCGGCTTCGACGTGGTGGCCGAGCCGCTGGAGAGCGAGGAGCGCGACGCTCTGCAACTCGGGGAGGATATCGCCCGCGTGGTGGAGCAGGAACTGATGTACGGCCAGTTGCCCGCCGCGGGCGAGGACGGGGCGTTCCGGCGGATCGTGGTGTGAGAAAGGGACCCCTCACCCAGTCGCATCCCTGCTGTCTTGTGATTCTGCCCCCGCTGTCTCTGTTCAGCGCCCCCGCTTCAGGTACGCCTCGCCCCGGGCTGTCAGCCTCAGCAGATGCAGCGGCGCGGCCTCGCCGTTCACGTTGCGGCACATGCTTTTCAGGGCGCAGGGACCGCAGGCGCAGCCGTCCGTCTGCGGCGCGGCCTCCTGCACGTAGCCGCTGGCCTGCAAGGTGCGCAGCATCCCCGAGAGCGCCGCCTCGCTGCTCCCCAGCGTGCGGGCCAGTTCGGCGGGGGTGCGTGGCTCGCCCGCCACCGCGTTCAGAATGGCGGCCAGCGGAGCGGTCACAGCAGCCTCACCGCGATCTGGTACACGAGGAAGGCGGCTATCCAGGCGGTCGCCAACTGATACGCCACCGTCACCCAGGCCACCCGCCGCCCGTGTTCCTGCGCGAGCGCGCCCACCGTGGCGATGCACGGCGTATACAGCAGCACGAACACCAGATAGGCCAGGGCGCTGGCGGGCGTGAAGGCTCTGGCGAGCGCGGCGGCCAGCGGCGTTTTGGCGTCGGCGCTGGTGTCGGCGCCCAGGCTGGGCAGCGCCAGCACGGTCGGGATGGCGGACACGCTGGCCTTGATCGCGTCCCAGGTCGCAGTGACGGCCTGTCCCGCACCCGCCAGCAATCCCAGCGGTGCCGGATGGGCCGCCTGTTCTCCCAGGTAAATCTGTCCCAGC
The window above is part of the Deinococcus metallilatus genome. Proteins encoded here:
- a CDS encoding pyridoxamine 5'-phosphate oxidase family protein, with protein sequence MNQNNEQPTREEAIKTLSHLIKDVKFAMLTVTTDQGHLKAHPMTTQQTEFDGDVWFIGGKDTEQVQCMRARPQVNVSYADPGKNNYVSVSGTAQLVEDRAKLEELWSDFYKAYFPQGIDDPSIQLIKISAQGAEYWEGSGKMKALFQMARAAVTGKPATDMGNNDTINL
- a CDS encoding MarR family transcriptional regulator; translated protein: MTAPLAAILNAVAGEPRTPAELARTLGSSEAALSGMLRTLQASGYVQEAAPQTDGCACGPCALKSMCRNVNGEAAPLHLLRLTARGEAYLKRGR
- a CDS encoding MFS transporter translates to MTTLSSAAPRVSPWVLSAFWFGTAFHWLLLLLILMPHDVVRFVGEGQKGTYLGVLTAVGAVMALVLPPLIGARSDRSGRRLPYIRLGVGVNLVGLAVMALAASALAGMGGFWVYVLGFLLVQFGNNYATAPYSALIPQLVPPEQRGRYSGVMGLLQAVGQLLGALTAFAVGLLKLPVLVSFALIALVLLVPALITLRGVREEGGAAVQAPRGPTLTWQQLFAYQPFLWVFVTRVLFALGQYSVQPFLQYYNADVLKQRDATTSTSIMLLCIIVGSIVSALIGGRISDRVGRKPVIYVAGTAMALAALLLLVAPSYPVALALAVFFGLGFGAFTSVDWALGSDAMPSASSYARDMGIWHVAFVAPQLSSAPQGALLDWGNAQGGNLGYTLVFGIAALFFLLGVILVRNVPEVVGRRPLTQPDGNL
- a CDS encoding DMT family transporter, with translation MTAAPPPTPTQARQALAGVVLTVCLWGGNVVLLKALLLWGHLNAETINLGRFLVAGAVLVGLSVRANGWPRWDARTWGQVALVGLLGNTLFQTFFLRAIGANPAGVAGLINGIVPVLVVPLGLLLGQRASGRQIGGVALAFAGLLVLLAVTLHPGTAVTPGGFAWVLAAAGTWALYTLWNRPLTERLGAVPFVAFSLALGCLPYVLWALPHLAPLPTVPLWGWGGIVLSALGANVVAYVGWANGARVLGAARTSVWNTVAPAVALLLSAGVLHERLPPGVWLGALVILAGAALANWPGRTPAGQRSRRPQPE